CTGCACGGTCGGGAAGTCGACCTGCGGCAGCGCGGAGACCGGAAGCGAGAAATAGCCGAGCGCACCGCCGATCAGCAGCGCGATGCCGAGCAGCGAGGTCGCGATCGGCCGGCGAATGAAGGGTTCGGAGACGCCCATGACGCGATCAGTCGGTCGAGGTCGGGATCATGGCTGCTTTGCTCCACTGCCCGATGAATCTGCCCCCTGCGCCGCTCCGGTCTGGCCCTTCTGGTCGCCCTCACCGCTTTGCCGCTTGGCGCGGCGCTCGCCATCCTTGCCTTGCCCGTCCTTGGCCCCCTCCTTGGCCCCGTCTTTGGCCTGGCCATCCTTGGCCTGCCCGTCCTTCGCTTGACCGCCCTTCTGGGCATCCGGCGCGCGAGTACGCTTGCGCGGCGCAAGATCGGCCGACGGCGTCTGGTCGTCACGGCCGACGATCACCTTGGAGCCGTCGGAGAGATTGGCAAAGCCCGTGGTGACGACGCGATCGGTCGGCGACAGGCCGGTTGCGATCACGGCGTCATGCTCGTTCTGCTGCGTCACCGTCACGGGTTTGGCCGAGACGATATCGCCGTCGCCGATCACATAGCTGAAGGTTCCGATCGGCCCGCGCTGCACGGCCGATGTCGGCACCACGAGCGCTTTCGGCAGCGTCTCGACCTTGAGGCGGACATTGACGAACTGGCCCGGCCAGAGCTGGTAGTTGGCGTTGGGGAATTCCGCCTTGAGCTTGAGGGTCCCGGTCGTCGGATCGACCTGATTGTCGATGCCAGTCAGCTTGCCGGTGTCGATCACCGTGATGCCGTCATTGCCGAACACGTCGACCGGCAGCGTGCCTTTCGACGCGGCGGCGTTGACGCGCATGATCTGCTGCTGCGGCAGGCTGAACCACACTGCGATGGGCTGCAGCTGCGTGATGACGACGAGGCCCGTGATGTCGGAGGCATGGATGATGTTGCCCTGGTCGACCTGGCGAAGGCCCGCGCGGCCCGAGAGCGGCGCCACGATCTTGGTGTAGCTCAGCGTTGCCGCTGCATTGTCGATCGCGGCCTGGTCGGCCTTGACCAGCGCCTCGGTCTGCGCGACCGCCGCGCGCTGGGTGTCGGCCTGCTGCTTGGAGCCGGCGTTGGAGGCAGCGAGCTGCTCGTAGCGTGTGAGGTCGATGCGCTGGTTGGCGAGCTGGGCCTGGTCCTGGGCCTTCTTGGCCACCGCCTGATCATACTGCGCCTGGTAGATTGCGGGATCGATCTCGGCGAGCACGTCGCCCTTCTTGACGTCCTGGCCTTCGATGAAATTCACCGCGATCAGCTTGCCGTCGACCTGCGAACGCACGGTGACGGTGTTGAGCGCGCGGATCGCGCCGACGCCGTCGAGATAGACCGGCACGTCCTGGACGCGCGGGGACGCCGCCAGCACCGGCACAGGCAGATCGGGCCGCGCATTGCGGTCATTCGCCGGCTTCTGGTGCCATACGGTCCAGCCCAGATAGCCGAGCCCGCCGAGGATCACGAGCGTGATCAGCGTGGAAACAAAGCGGCGGACGCGCCGGGACGTGCTGCGCTTGCCCGCCTCGTCCTTCGCGCCTTCCTTCGTATCCGGCTTAAAGAGCATTGACCGGTTTCTCCATTCTCGGCTCCCAACCGCCGCCCAACGCCTGGTACAGGCTGACGATCGCCAGAAGCCGCGCGAGCTGCGCCTGCCACAGCGCATCTTCCGCCTGAAATAGTGTCTGCTGGACGTTCAGCACAGCCACGATGTCGGCCGTTCCAGCGCGCAACTGTTGCTCGGCAAGATCAAAGGCGCGACGCGACGACGCAAGCACATCGCGCTGCAATTGCAGCCTGATCGTGGTCTGCTTGATCGAATAGAGCGCGTTGTCGACGTCGGCGAAGGCCTGGACGATGGTCTTGCGGTAGATCTGCAGCAACTCGTCCTGGCGCGCCTTGGCAAATTCGAAATTGCCCAGAATCTTGCCGCCGTCGAAGATCGGCTGCGTCGCGCTGCCGACCAGCTGGAAGAAGGCCGCGTGCGGCTGGAAAAGCGACACCAGCGCCGAGCTCTGATAGCCGCCGTTGCCGGTGAGCTGGATGCTCGGAAAGAACTGTGCGCGGGCATTGCCGATATT
This region of Bradyrhizobium sp. CCGUVB1N3 genomic DNA includes:
- a CDS encoding efflux RND transporter periplasmic adaptor subunit, with protein sequence MLFKPDTKEGAKDEAGKRSTSRRVRRFVSTLITLVILGGLGYLGWTVWHQKPANDRNARPDLPVPVLAASPRVQDVPVYLDGVGAIRALNTVTVRSQVDGKLIAVNFIEGQDVKKGDVLAEIDPAIYQAQYDQAVAKKAQDQAQLANQRIDLTRYEQLAASNAGSKQQADTQRAAVAQTEALVKADQAAIDNAAATLSYTKIVAPLSGRAGLRQVDQGNIIHASDITGLVVITQLQPIAVWFSLPQQQIMRVNAAASKGTLPVDVFGNDGITVIDTGKLTGIDNQVDPTTGTLKLKAEFPNANYQLWPGQFVNVRLKVETLPKALVVPTSAVQRGPIGTFSYVIGDGDIVSAKPVTVTQQNEHDAVIATGLSPTDRVVTTGFANLSDGSKVIVGRDDQTPSADLAPRKRTRAPDAQKGGQAKDGQAKDGQAKDGAKEGAKDGQGKDGERRAKRQSGEGDQKGQTGAAQGADSSGSGAKQP